In Leptospira stimsonii, a single window of DNA contains:
- a CDS encoding lipoprotein LipL41, producing MRKLSSLISVLVLLMFLGNCADTVDVEYPVFPKDKEGRALQKFLGTIRNVGLAVEPPKKSLWEAIFGEGSSFIDQMPSKVFEAFDKESYYKLIDLSKRADVLNEATLSLTGITKSRAKIGNLLGAEAILYIGYQKPYTECGSENKIDMVAAGMKVAGFAASMATGKEVNTGNDPVSKPTGVRYMLIPLDATLIKVDTGEVKKAVVSNPAKIFNSVGNLECPSILDSFGQGLDEAAGYIKSRLSPIVKTEKIEIFVKDEDEEVKELLTEGYEEIQGETPSFKKAKEAWEKADKKAKGQSWGAKANLGTYYFSTGDFEKAIKLYEEAMKINGAKKSYLRELRKRVEATFAVDESNAK from the coding sequence ATGAGAAAATTATCTTCTCTAATTTCTGTGTTAGTTCTCCTTATGTTCTTAGGAAATTGCGCAGACACAGTCGATGTAGAATATCCGGTATTCCCGAAAGATAAAGAAGGCCGTGCCCTTCAGAAATTCCTCGGAACCATTCGTAACGTAGGATTGGCAGTTGAGCCTCCAAAGAAAAGTCTTTGGGAAGCGATCTTCGGAGAAGGTTCTAGCTTTATCGATCAAATGCCTTCTAAGGTATTCGAAGCATTCGACAAAGAATCTTATTACAAACTGATCGACCTCAGCAAACGCGCGGACGTTCTGAACGAAGCGACACTTTCTCTCACTGGTATTACTAAGTCCAGAGCGAAGATCGGAAACCTTCTTGGTGCGGAAGCGATTCTTTACATCGGATATCAAAAGCCTTACACTGAGTGTGGTAGCGAAAACAAAATCGATATGGTTGCGGCTGGAATGAAAGTTGCAGGTTTTGCGGCTTCAATGGCGACTGGGAAAGAAGTAAACACCGGAAACGATCCAGTTTCTAAACCAACAGGCGTCCGTTACATGCTGATTCCTCTCGATGCGACTCTTATTAAAGTAGATACTGGAGAAGTAAAAAAAGCGGTGGTTTCAAATCCTGCAAAAATCTTCAACAGTGTTGGAAACTTAGAATGTCCTTCCATCCTTGATTCTTTTGGACAAGGTTTGGACGAAGCGGCTGGTTACATTAAGAGCAGACTTTCCCCAATCGTTAAGACTGAAAAAATCGAAATCTTTGTAAAAGACGAGGATGAAGAAGTAAAAGAACTTCTTACTGAAGGTTACGAAGAAATCCAAGGCGAAACACCAAGTTTCAAAAAAGCAAAAGAAGCGTGGGAAAAAGCCGACAAAAAAGCGAAGGGTCAGTCTTGGGGAGCGAAAGCAAACCTCGGAACTTACTACTTCTCTACTGGTGATTTCGAAAAAGCGATCAAACTCTACGAAGAAGCTATGAAGATCAACGGAGCTAAAAAGAGCTACCTGAGAGAACTTAGAAAGAGAGTAGAAGCTACTTTCGCAGTTGACGAAAGCAACGCAAAGTAA
- the ftsZ gene encoding cell division protein FtsZ produces MIRFEEETKTSPAVIKVFGVGGGGMNAVTRMSNSTLKGVEFAILNTDEQVLLRSQVENKIILGTKITRGMGAGGDPELGYKAAEEDKERIQSAVRGADMVFITAGMGGGTGTGAAPVIAKIAKEMKCLVVGVVTLPFSFEGRRRMELARKGIEQLRSHVDTLILINNDSIFRVVDKSTPIDLAFQVIDDILLNAVRGISDIINNPGLINVDFADVKTIMRDTGDAVMGVGEGSGEGKVKEAVEFAINNSLLDSSSIAGASSLLINVSGGKDLTISDWNEVSGIITSQVDPNANIIIGLHEDESLANKIRVTVIATGFSKKNPSGKLIQNQDLNTRVQENYGFQRKAVGMESPNERKEFPQEDSAESLRPHPGSLRPRSSNKPKLEDYDIPAYLRRNNLPN; encoded by the coding sequence ATGATCCGTTTTGAAGAAGAAACAAAAACAAGTCCTGCAGTCATAAAAGTATTCGGAGTCGGCGGAGGCGGAATGAATGCCGTCACGCGGATGTCCAACTCCACTCTCAAAGGTGTCGAGTTCGCGATTCTCAACACCGACGAACAAGTGTTACTCCGTTCTCAGGTGGAAAATAAAATCATCCTAGGAACCAAAATAACGCGCGGAATGGGTGCAGGCGGCGATCCCGAACTCGGTTACAAGGCCGCAGAAGAAGATAAGGAAAGAATCCAGTCCGCGGTAAGAGGAGCCGACATGGTTTTTATCACCGCGGGTATGGGCGGTGGAACCGGGACCGGCGCCGCACCCGTGATCGCAAAGATCGCGAAAGAAATGAAATGTCTCGTGGTCGGGGTCGTGACTCTTCCCTTCTCTTTCGAAGGAAGAAGAAGAATGGAACTTGCTCGTAAAGGAATCGAACAACTTCGTTCGCACGTTGACACCCTCATTCTGATCAACAACGATTCTATCTTTCGAGTCGTGGATAAATCGACTCCGATCGATCTCGCCTTTCAGGTGATAGACGATATTCTTCTCAACGCCGTACGAGGAATCAGCGATATCATCAATAACCCGGGTTTGATCAACGTGGACTTTGCAGACGTAAAAACGATCATGCGCGATACGGGTGACGCGGTGATGGGAGTCGGTGAAGGGAGCGGGGAAGGAAAAGTCAAAGAGGCTGTGGAATTTGCGATCAACAATTCGCTGTTAGACTCTTCTTCGATCGCGGGAGCTTCTTCGCTTCTGATCAACGTTTCCGGTGGAAAAGATCTTACGATCTCCGATTGGAACGAAGTTTCCGGAATCATCACCTCTCAAGTGGATCCAAATGCAAATATCATCATAGGTCTTCACGAAGACGAAAGCCTTGCGAATAAAATTCGGGTCACCGTAATCGCAACCGGCTTTAGCAAAAAAAATCCTTCCGGAAAGCTGATTCAAAACCAGGATCTCAATACGAGAGTCCAGGAGAACTACGGTTTTCAGAGAAAGGCTGTGGGAATGGAATCTCCGAACGAAAGAAAGGAGTTCCCACAAGAAGATTCTGCAGAATCGCTCCGACCCCATCCTGGTTCTTTGAGGCCGCGTTCGTCTAACAAACCAAAGCTGGAAGACTACGATATCCCGGCTTATCTAAGAAGAAACAATTTACCCAACTGA
- the ftsA gene encoding cell division protein FtsA gives MLEPRDRIIAALDLGTSLTKVVVARPISEYEVEIIGTGAYPSSGVKNGSIINIESTTRSIIEAVSEAELMSGQEITSVAVNITGKTVKADNSKGVVAITNRDRTVAEPDVVRVIEAAQAIRVPADQQILHVLSKEFSVDDQTSIRDPIGMTGVRLEAEVHIVTAGITAIHNLEKCIESSGLHCEVMILSSLASSEAVLTSGEKDLGTAVLDIGAGICDLIIYVDGGISYSSVIPFGGINVTSDISIGLKTTLETAELLKKRYGHTILSEIDPTETIEIPPISGRPARQVLREELVAIIEPRMREIFEMVDKELVKSGKKGLLAGGVILTGGGSLLEGIDTLAEDVFRLTASRARPGGISGLAEKASSPEFSTVIGMIKYADRMTDMDQKSVDRSEGWTKKIRRWIEENL, from the coding sequence ATGTTAGAACCAAGAGATAGAATCATCGCCGCTTTGGATCTCGGGACTTCTTTGACAAAAGTAGTCGTGGCCCGACCGATCTCCGAATACGAAGTCGAAATCATCGGAACCGGAGCCTATCCTTCTTCGGGAGTGAAGAATGGATCCATCATCAATATCGAATCCACGACCCGTTCCATCATCGAAGCCGTAAGCGAAGCGGAACTCATGTCCGGACAAGAGATCACTTCAGTCGCGGTCAATATCACAGGCAAAACCGTCAAAGCCGATAACTCGAAAGGAGTCGTCGCAATCACAAACCGCGATCGAACCGTCGCCGAACCGGACGTGGTGCGAGTGATCGAAGCCGCGCAGGCGATTCGAGTTCCTGCGGATCAACAGATTCTTCACGTTCTTTCCAAAGAATTTTCCGTGGACGATCAAACGAGCATCCGGGATCCGATCGGAATGACCGGCGTTCGCTTGGAAGCGGAAGTCCATATCGTCACCGCGGGTATAACAGCAATTCATAATTTAGAAAAGTGTATCGAATCTTCGGGACTTCATTGCGAAGTGATGATTCTTTCTAGCCTCGCTTCTTCCGAGGCCGTTTTGACTTCTGGAGAAAAAGATCTCGGAACCGCTGTTCTTGATATCGGCGCTGGAATCTGCGATCTGATCATCTACGTCGACGGAGGAATCTCGTATTCTTCTGTAATTCCTTTCGGCGGAATCAACGTCACGAGCGATATTTCGATCGGTTTGAAAACGACTTTAGAAACCGCAGAACTTCTCAAAAAAAGATACGGACACACCATTCTTTCCGAAATCGATCCGACTGAAACGATCGAAATTCCGCCGATCAGCGGAAGACCCGCGAGACAGGTTCTCAGAGAAGAATTGGTCGCAATCATAGAACCGCGAATGAGAGAAATCTTCGAGATGGTGGATAAGGAACTCGTAAAGTCCGGTAAAAAAGGACTTCTTGCCGGAGGAGTGATTCTCACCGGAGGAGGAAGTCTTCTCGAAGGGATCGATACTCTCGCCGAGGATGTGTTTCGTCTAACGGCATCCAGAGCGCGACCGGGCGGAATCAGCGGACTTGCGGAAAAAGCCTCCTCGCCTGAATTCTCCACGGTAATCGGAATGATCAAATACGCAGATAGAATGACGGACATGGATCAGAAATCCGTGGACCGATCGGAAGGTTGGACGAAAAAAATCAGACGATGGATCGAAGAGAATCTTTGA